The Toxorhynchites rutilus septentrionalis strain SRP chromosome 3, ASM2978413v1, whole genome shotgun sequence genome includes a region encoding these proteins:
- the LOC129776351 gene encoding cuticle protein 8-like yields the protein MAFKFVLLATLVVAASAGLIPEHGYATSHQISNIQHHAPSLHHIAPVQHIAPVHHVAAIHSAPLHHTIVKDVEHHAPANYEFSYSVHDDHTGDIKSQHETRHGDEVHGQYSLLDSDGHHRIVDYHADHHSGFNAVVRREPTNVKIAQPVHKVIAQPIHLASHHAVAPLSHATISHHAAPVAHISHATPIAHISHHSAPLAHASLSHIAPIAYQSHGHLSSNHLNLHHY from the exons ATGGCTTTCAAA TTTGTTCTTCTCGCTACTCTGGTAGTAGCTGCCAGCGCAGGACTGATTCCAGAGCACGGATATGCTACCTCTCATCAGATCTCCAACATCCAGCATCATGCTCCATCTCTGCATCATATTGCTCCAGTTCAGCATATTGCTCCAGTTCATCATGTGGCCGCTATTCATTCTGCTCCACTCCATCACACCATCGTGAAGGATGTCGAACACCACGCTCCAGCCAACTATGAATTCTCGTACTCTGTTCATGATGACCATACCGGAGATATCAAGAGCCAGCATGAAACTCGCCACGGAGATGAGGTCCATGGACAGTACAGTCTTCTGGATTCGGATGGTCACCACCGCATTGTCGACTATCATGCTGATCATCACTCCGGATTCAACGCCGTTGTCCGTCGTGAGCCAACCAACGTTAAGATTGCCCAGCCAGTGCATAAAGTGATCGCTCAACCAATCCATTTGGCCTCTCATCACGCTGTTGCTCCTCTGTCCCACGCCACCATCTCTCATCATGCCGCTCCAGTGGCTCACATCTCTCATGCTACTCCTATTGCCCATATTTCGCACCATTCAGCTCCATTGGCCCACGCTTCGTTGTCGCACATTGCCCCAATTGCCTACCAGAGCCACGGACATTTGTCTTCAAACCATCTGAATCTTCATCACTACTAG
- the LOC129776350 gene encoding cuticle protein 8-like, translated as MAFKFVLLATLVAAASAGLIPEHGYATSHQISNIQHHAPSLHHIAPVQHIAPVHHVAAIHSAPHHHTIVKEVEHHAPANYEFSYSVHDDHTGDIKSQHETRHGDEVHGQYSLLDSDGHHRIVDYHADHHSGFNAVVRREPTNVKIAQPVHKVIAQPIHLASHHAVAPLSHATISHHAAPVAHISHAAPIAHISHHSAPLVHTSLSHIAPIAYQSHGHLSSNHLNLHHY; from the exons ATGGCTTTCAAA TTTGTTCTACTCGCTACTCTGGTAGCAGCTGCCAGCGCAGGACTCATTCCAGAGCACGGATATGCTACTTCTCATCAGATCTCCAACATCCAGCATCATGCTCCATCTCTACATCATATTGCTCCAGTTCAGCATATTGCTCCAGTTCATCATGTGGCCGCTATTCATTCTGCTCCACACCATCACACTATCGTGAAGGAAGTCGAACACCACGCTCCAGCCAACTATGAATTCTCGTACTCTGTTCATGATGACCATACCGGAGATATCAAGAGCCAGCATGAAACTCGCCACGGAGATGAGGTTCATGGACAGTACAGTCTTCTGGATTCGGATGGTCACCACCGCATTGTTGACTATCATGCTGATCATCACTCCGGATTCAACGCCGTTGTCCGTCGTGAACCAACCAACGTCAAGATTGCCCAGCCAGTGCACAAAGTGATCGCTCAACCAATCCATTTGGCCTCTCATCACGCTGTTGCTCCTCTGTCCCACGCCACCATCTCGCATCATGCCGCTCCGGTGGCTCACATCAGCCATGCTGCTCCTATTGCCCATATCTCGCACCATTCAGCTCCATTGGTCCACACTTCGTTGTCGCATATTGCCCCAATTGCCTACCAAAGCCATGGACATCTGTCTTCAAACCATCTGAATCTTCATCACTACtag
- the LOC129777716 gene encoding cuticle protein 8-like — protein sequence MAFKFVLLATLVAAASAGLIPEHGYATSHQISNIQHHAPSLHHIAPVQHIAPVHHVAAIHSAPLHHTIVKDVEHHAPANYEFSYSVHDDHTGDIKSQHETRHGDEVHGQYSLLDSDGHHRIVDYHADHHSGFNAVVRREPTNIKIAQPVHKVIAQPIHLASHHAVAPLFHATISHHAAPVAHISHAAPIAHISHHSAPLTHASLSHVAPIAYQSHGHLSSNHLNLHHY from the exons ATGGCTTTCAAA TTTGTTCTACTCGCTACTCTGGTAGCAGCTGCCAGCGCAGGACTCATTCCAGAGCACGGATATGCTACTTCTCATCAGATCTCCAACATCCAGCATCATGCTCCATCTCTGCATCATATTGCTCCAGTTCAGCATATTGCTCCAGTTCATCATGTGGCCGCTATTCATTCTGCTCCACTCCATCACACCATCGTGAAGGATGTCGAACACCACGCTCCAGCCAATTACGAATTCTCGTACTCTGTTCATGATGACCATACCGGAGATATCAAGAGCCAGCATGAAACTCGCCACGGAGATGAGGTCCATGGACAGTACAGCCTGCTGGATTCGGATGGCCATCACCGCATTGTTGACTATCATGCTGATCATCACTCCGGATTCAACGCCGTTGTCCGTCGTGAACCAACCAACATCAAGATTGCCCAGCCAGTGCATAAAGTGATCGCTCAACCAATCCATTTGGCCTCTCATCACGCTGTTGCTCCTCTGTTCCACGCCACCATCTCTCATCATGCCGCTCCAGTGGCTCACATTTCCCATGCTGCTCCTATTGCCCATATTTCGCACCATTCAGCTCCATTGACCCACGCCTCTCTGTCGCACGTTGCCCCAATTGCCTACCAGAGCCACGGACATTTGTCGTCCAACCATCTGAATCTCCATCATTACTAG
- the LOC129776142 gene encoding cuticle protein 8-like, translating to MAFKFVIFASLVAAASAGLIPEHGYATSHQISNIQHHAPALHHIAPVQHIAPVHHVAAVHSAPLHHTIVKEVEQHAPANYEFSYSVHDEHTGDIKSQHETRHGDEVHGQYSLLDSDGHHRIVDYHADHHSGFNAVVRREPTHVKIAQPVHKVVAQPIHLASHHAVAPLSHATISHHATPVAHITHAAPIAHISHHSAPLTHASLTHVAPIAYQSHGHLAPSHLSHHHY from the exons ATGGCGTTCAAA TTCGTTATTTTCGCTTCTTTGGTAGCAGCTGCTTCTGCTGGATTGATTCCAGAGCATGGATATGCCACCTCTCATCAGATTTCGAACATTCAGCATCACGCTCCAGCTCTGCATCATATTGCTCCAGTTCAGCACATTGCTCCAGTTCATCATGTGGCCGCTGTTCATTCTGCTCCACTCCATCATACCATCGTGAAGGAAGTCGAACAACACGCTCCAGCCAATTACGAATTCTCGTACTCTGTTCATGATGAGCATACTGGAGATATCAAGAGCCAGCACGAGACTCGCCACGGGGATGAGGTCCATGGACAGTACAGTCTTCTGGATTCGGATGGCCACCACCGCATTGTTGACTATCATGCTGATCATCACTCCGGATTCAACGCCGTTGTCCGTCGTGAACCAACCCACGTCAAGATTGCCCAGCCAGTGCATAAAGTGGTCGCTCAACCAATCCATTTGGCTTCTCATCACGCCGTTGCTCCTCTGTCCCACGCCACCATCTCACATCATGCCACTCCGGTGGCTCACATCACCCATGCTGCTCCTATTGCCCATATCTCGCACCATTCAGCTCCATTGACCCACGCCTCTCTGACGCACGTTGCCCCAATTGCCTACCAGAGCCATGGACATCTGGCTCCAAGTCATCTTAGTCACCATCATTACTAG
- the LOC129776141 gene encoding cuticle protein 8-like, with amino-acid sequence MAFKFVLLATLVAAASAGLIPQHGYATSHQISNIQHHAPALHHIAPVQHIAPVHHVAAVHSAPLHHTIVKDVEHHAPANYEFSYSVHDEHTGDIKSQHETRHGDEVHGQYSLLDSDGHHRIVDYHADHHSGFNAVVRREPTNVKIAQPVHKVVAQPIHLASHHAVAPLSHATISHHAAPVAHISHAAPIAHISHHSAPLAHASLSHVAPIAYQSHGHLASNHLNLHHY; translated from the exons ATGGCTTTCAAA TTTGTCCTTCTCGCTACCCTCGTAGCTGCTGCCAGCGCAGGACTGATCCCACAGCACGGATATGCTACCTCTCATCAGATCTCCAACATCCAGCATCACGCTCCAGCACTGCATCATATTGCTCCAGTTCAGCACATTGCTCCAGTTCATCATGTGGCCGCTGTTCATTCTGCTCCACTCCATCATACCATCGTGAAGGATGTCGAACACCACGCTCCGGCCAACTACGAATTCTCGTACTCTGTTCATGATGAACACACCGGAGACATCAAGAGCCAACACGAAACCCGTCACGGAGATGAGGTCCATGGACAGTACAGCCTTCTGGATTCGGATGGCCACCACCGCATTGTGGACTATCATGCTGATCATCACTCCGGATTCAACGCCGTTGTCCGTCGTGAACCAACCAACGTCAAGATTGCCCAGCCAGTGCACAAAGTGGTCGCTCAACCAATCCATTTGGCCTCTCATCACGCCGTTGCTCCTCTGTCCCATGCCACCATCTCGCATCATGCCGCTCCAGTGGCTCACATCTCCCATGCTGCTCCTATTGCCCATATTTCGCACCATTCAGCTCCATTGGCCCACGCTTCGTTGTCGCACGTTGCCCCAATTGCTTACCAGAGCCATGGACACCTGGCCTCTAACCACCTTAACCTCCATCATTACTAG